One window from the genome of Amycolatopsis sp. NBC_01480 encodes:
- a CDS encoding sugar porter family MFS transporter: MTDVVPGERAGQQHLAHVVFIAGAAAVGGFLFGYDSSNINGAVLGIQKHFEVGAAATGLTVSSALIGSAVGAWFGGLLSDRVGRIRTMQLAAVLFFISAIGAMFPFGIWDLALWRVIGGAAIGVASVIGPSYIAEVAPPAYRGRLASLQQLAIVLGIGVSALVNWVIKAFAPVLPDGSHDLNGHLGGLEAWQWMLGAAAIPAVVYFVLASIIPESPHYLLSIGKTDRARKVLAEVEGADGVEAKLADISRGLRTERQSKVRDLLGGKFGLLPVVWIGIALAVFQQFVGINVIFYYSDTLWHSVGQNTDSLLISMVSPVINILGTFIAIAFIDRVGRKPLLLIGSVGMAIGLGVAAIAFGHAQKVNGDLSLPGAWGPVALVFANVFVLSFALSWGVILWVLLGEMFPLRIRSAALAVGTAANWVANWLVTVSFPSMSDWNLSVTYWIYAAFAVLSIPFTLKFIRETKGTAIEDVS; this comes from the coding sequence ATGACCGACGTAGTTCCCGGCGAGCGGGCCGGCCAGCAGCACCTCGCCCACGTCGTGTTCATCGCGGGCGCGGCGGCGGTCGGCGGGTTCCTGTTCGGTTATGACAGCTCCAACATCAACGGGGCCGTGCTCGGCATCCAGAAGCACTTCGAGGTCGGCGCCGCCGCCACCGGGCTCACCGTCTCCAGCGCGCTGATCGGCTCGGCCGTCGGCGCCTGGTTCGGCGGGCTGCTGTCCGACCGGGTCGGGCGCATCCGGACGATGCAGCTGGCCGCGGTGCTGTTTTTCATCAGCGCGATCGGGGCGATGTTCCCGTTCGGCATCTGGGACCTCGCGCTGTGGCGGGTGATCGGCGGGGCGGCGATCGGCGTCGCGTCGGTGATCGGGCCGTCCTACATCGCGGAGGTCGCGCCGCCCGCTTACCGCGGCCGCCTGGCGAGCCTCCAGCAGCTCGCGATCGTGCTCGGCATCGGGGTTTCCGCGCTGGTCAACTGGGTGATCAAGGCGTTCGCGCCGGTCCTGCCCGACGGCTCCCACGACCTGAACGGCCACCTCGGCGGCCTCGAGGCCTGGCAGTGGATGCTGGGCGCCGCCGCCATTCCCGCGGTGGTCTACTTCGTGCTCGCCTCGATCATCCCCGAGTCGCCGCACTACCTGCTTTCGATCGGCAAGACCGACCGCGCGCGCAAGGTGCTCGCCGAGGTCGAGGGCGCCGACGGGGTCGAGGCGAAGCTGGCCGACATCAGCCGCGGCCTGCGCACCGAGCGCCAGTCCAAGGTGCGCGACCTGCTCGGCGGGAAGTTCGGGCTGCTGCCGGTGGTCTGGATCGGCATCGCGCTGGCCGTGTTCCAGCAGTTCGTCGGCATCAACGTGATCTTCTACTACTCCGACACGCTGTGGCACTCGGTCGGCCAGAACACCGACTCGCTGCTGATCTCCATGGTCAGCCCGGTGATCAACATCCTCGGCACGTTCATCGCGATCGCATTCATCGACCGCGTCGGGCGCAAGCCGCTGCTGCTGATCGGCTCGGTCGGCATGGCGATCGGGCTCGGCGTCGCGGCCATCGCGTTCGGCCACGCGCAGAAGGTGAACGGCGACCTGAGCCTGCCCGGCGCGTGGGGCCCGGTGGCGCTGGTGTTCGCGAACGTCTTCGTGCTCTCGTTCGCGCTGTCCTGGGGCGTGATCCTCTGGGTGCTGCTCGGCGAGATGTTCCCGCTGCGCATCCGCAGTGCCGCCCTCGCCGTCGGCACGGCCGCGAACTGGGTGGCGAACTGGCTGGTGACGGTCAGTTTTCCGAGCATGTCGGACTGGAATCTGAGCGTCACGTACTGGATTTACGCGGCCTTCGCGGTGCTGTCGATCCCGTTCACGCTGAAGTTCATCCGCGAGACCAAGGGGACCGCGATCGAGGACGTTTCTTGA